Genomic segment of Colletotrichum destructivum chromosome 5, complete sequence:
CCGGGTCGCGCGTGTTGTGCGTGGCGACGGTGAGCAGTGTTCCCTTGGGGAGAAAGGTCCCGTCCGAGAGCGTCATGGGCTCTTCTGCCCTGCGGTTCATGATGTCTAAAAAGGGGTGAGTGCGTCAGCCGGGCAATTTTCAtatttctttttttttatggAGAGATCAAGAGGGAGCGTTACGCGGTCCGAGGATGTGAAGCCTCTGGCTCTCCTTCATGCAGCTGTCCATAAGCTTCAGCTTGTAGAGACTGTTCTTGCTCcagccgccgtcctccgtcAACACCCGCACGATCTCCTCCCTCAGAAGGGTAAAGTACTCCGGATACGCCAGCAGGTCGTAGAGCATGGCGGTCACCACGGACGAGGTTGTGTGGATCGCCGCAAAGGTGAGGAAGAGCTGCCCGGCAACGATATCGAACTCCCGCCCACGGCGAACGTCGTCGATCCACGAGAGGGACTCCACGGCCTTCTCCCCCAGGGACCTTTCCTTTCGGAGGACCGCCAGCTCGGGCTCCATTATCTCACGGGCTCGTTTGATTTGTTCCCGGAGGTAGTTCATCTTCGGGACGAAGCGGTGGACGAGCGGCCTGAGCAGAACGGGCCAGGCGCGGAGCGCTcgcccggcgccgaggacaaCGCCGGTGAAGCTTATGCCGACCTGGATCCACTCCTTGTCACGGCAGAGgcggtcgccgaggaggattTTTGTCGACAGGCGCGCGGCGAGTTGCGTTGCGACGGGGAAGAATCGGACCTGCTGCCATTCGGCGCTTGACGGGAGTTCCTCGCTCAGGATCAGGGATGTTTCGTTGCAGACTCGTTCCGTCAAATGCACTATGGTGTCGATTAGCCTTCAGCGGCTGGGTGTCTTGAAGGCCATGGCACCAGGGAATTGATAATAAACACATACCCAGCTCCTGGTTGAGGTTCTTTCGCAGGGCTTCTTGGATGATTTCCCATTTCAAACCGTCTTGAAGGATGCTGAGGCCCGAGTAGCGGGTGAGCCATTGCTGCCGAGTAGTCGCCAGTTATAAGCCACCCTCAAACGAGTTCCATCGTGCAAAACATACCCTGTCGATGAACCCGGTAAAGGTAAGGCGCTTATCGTTGCGGACTTCATCGCAGAGGCTAGGCGGCAGCATGACGAGAGGCCCAAAGGGGGAGAGGACCTGGAAAGGCTTTCCGTTCGTCTGCCCGGACAGGTCAACACCGCCAGCAAACTTCTCCCAGATAGATCGAGTGACGGTCCACGGAACGCTTCATCCATACCTTCTCGAAGCCGTCCCGGAGAAGCTCGAATGCGTTGTTGTTCCATCTCTCCCTCGCTTTCTCGTAGGACCATTCTCCGCGTTCTTTACCGATGAGCTTGAAGCCCGGATAGGGCTTGTCCTCGCGATGATGCCATGCCAGAAATCCCAGGACAAAGACGGATAGAATCATCAGGTACACACCCCCAGAGTTACCCCATAGCCCGCGATCAGCGAGGGACTGGAGGACGACCCCCATGTTGGTTCCGAGCACTTTCACACGGTCGGAAAAACGATTTCGATGTATGTTGATAAACCGTGCGAGTACCACGTCGGATTTGACTGCCGTCTTGCTCAATAGTAGTTGGATTGTCAAACCTTGTTTCTGAGCTGCAAAAGGCGTGCCACAATGGAAGTCGAAACTCAACTGCGGCCAGCAACTCTCTTGTGCGTAGACCCCGAAGCAGAGGACGAATGAATCAGCTATGCCTTCAGATGACAGGACGGGAGCGTCGTCTCTTTGTATCTGAACTTCAGAGAATCCCATGGCACCTTAGTCATTGTCGTTGGGTTTAACTTTCCCCATCATTGGAAACCGAGTCCGATCAACCCATGCTGATACAAAATGTGAACCTAATGACGAGTTTGAGTTGCACATAACAACCGACGGTCTTTTGCATCGAGGTGGTGTGGTAGTAAGCCATGCATCCTTTCCACGCCTAGACAAGCCCCTTGGTCGAGCTTCTGCAGCTGCTTTCCAAGGGTCCATTTCGACACCGGGCTGGTCAATTCCAACTTCTTACGGAGGTGTGCTCAACCGAGGGACTCCAACGATAGGAGAGATTGGTGCGAGCAAGGTCACGGCGACTTTCTTCAGTGCTGGTCCGGCATCATGAATTGAGCTTTACTAAGACCTGCCACAATCGCCAAAACCGTGTCTTCTAGTGACTGTGATGTCCCCGTAGTCATGATCCTTGCCTGTTTGAAGCTCGGGACGAGAAAACTCGTCTCAGAGCCGAACGGTACGCGCATGTACTTCTTCGTCACGTCGTGAAGGTCAGTAAATACCACTGCCCGCAGGCCATTCTCGCCCCCCCTTCAAC
This window contains:
- a CDS encoding Putative cytochrome P450, with protein sequence MGVVLQSLADRGLWGNSGGVYLMILSVFVLGFLAWHHREDKPYPGFKLIGKERGEWSYEKARERWNNNAFELLRDGFEKTNGKPFQVLSPFGPLVMLPPSLCDEVRNDKRLTFTGFIDRQWLTRYSGLSILQDGLKWEIIQEALRKNLNQELVHLTERVCNETSLILSEELPSSAEWQQVRFFPVATQLAARLSTKILLGDRLCRDKEWIQVGISFTGVVLGAGRALRAWPVLLRPLVHRFVPKMNYLREQIKRAREIMEPELAVLRKERSLGEKAVESLSWIDDVRRGREFDIVAGQLFLTFAAIHTTSSVVTAMLYDLLAYPEYFTLLREEIVRVLTEDGGWSKNSLYKLKLMDSCMKESQRLHILGPHIMNRRAEEPMTLSDGTFLPKGTLLTVATHNTRDPALWGPSPERFDGHRFLRMRERPGHENRWQFVSTSPEFLAFGHGMHACPGRFFASNEIKIVLAHLVMNYDWRVVGETPPGSMFASRFVPDPKTIIECKVRVPEITL